The following DNA comes from Oncorhynchus mykiss isolate Arlee chromosome 16, USDA_OmykA_1.1, whole genome shotgun sequence.
AAAAGGGAGATTTTAAGGAATACGTGGGGGTTTTGGTTTtgttaatgtgttttttttatttttttattttgggtGGATTAAGTTTTTCCTATCACGTATGGGTTTTTATTTTTTGCCTTGGTTTTCTCAACCctgtccagttggtggcggtaacGCACCTTTTTGGGTTGTAGTCTGCCATAAAACCTACAGAAGAAgggtcctgaggagaggtttgagaaccacttaTGTAAAGTGGGGGTAGCTTACCAACAAGAGTATATTGTTGTATGTCTATTGCTTTTGGGAGAGAAGAAGCTGTTCTTATTTTGTAAAGTTGtgttctctctccaccctcctttcCATTCCAGAAAAAAATCAAAAGGAATCGCGTTTGGTGTAATTTAGCCTTCGATGGTTTCCGTAGGAATGCGCATCAGCTGACTGACTCGAGAAAAGTCAGAAAGCAGACAATCACAAACAAATTATCGGCAAATGTCCCAGTTATTAATTGCAGCTAACGCTATCATAACCATGGAGTCGACTCTTGAGCAACATCTGGATGATACGTAAGTGATTATTTGATCGAAACTTATTTGATTGTACCAAATCGTTAAATTATGTGAAAATATTCCTCAAATGTTGTTTTGATATGATAGCATGAAGAATCCAGCCATTGTCGGAGTTCTCTGCACGGACCAACAAGGACATATTCTAGGCTGTAAGTAAAGTCCTCATTTCTTGTTGCTGTCTTTTTATGTATCTGACTATTCAGCAGACAAAATGTTTAACTGACGACCGACCACACGCAGTCGTCGTCAAATCAATAACATGTATTTCACAATGCCCTGTATCAGCAGTTGTCACTGTGCTTACACAGAGATACCCAGAGAACCATAGCGACTATGGAAAAACTCCCTAttaaggcaggaacctaggaagcaacctagaggaaccaggcccCGAGGAGTGGCCAATCGTTTTCAGGCTATGGCGATAGAGTATATGGCCAtcaaggccagatcgttcttcaagatgttcatagGTGACCAGCAGGATGaaataataatcagtggttatagagggtgcaacacatcagcacctcaggagtaactGTCAGTCGGCTTCCAGGACAAGGTACTaagtagcacatccggtgaacaggtcagggttccatagctagTAGTCCATCATTCGTCATTGGGGGGAaatgctgctagctagctaactgttttGCAGCCTGTGTCTGGTAACTGCCTCTAACGTTTAACACTTCAACAAAAGACTAACTGAATGTTTGAAAACTATGAAAATATATCCTTGAAATGGCAACAGTAACAAATATTAGACGCTGCAATACATCAAATAATAGTAGCCTAGCTAGAGCTAAATCCTGTTCTCTGGTGATGCCTAGCAATTGTCAGGTCCACTTTTGATACTAGGTAACTTATCACAAGATCAGCCTACATTTTGACATTCCATATGACAAAATCGGAGTCTACTTTGTCTCCTTGTGTTTATTTCAGGTCGCGGCTCTCTGTCTGATGAGCATGGGGGAGTGGTATCTGTACTGGCCAGACAGGCAGCCTCTCTCACCAGAGACCCTACAGACAGTCCCACAGTGTGCCTGGAGTCAGATTCGGGGTGAGGAATCACATCCAGTTAATATTAGGGCGAGTTTGTTTTGCATGGCTTGATGCCCCGGGTGGGTGGGATTTCACTTCAGGATCATCATGGGATTTGTAGTTCA
Coding sequences within:
- the xip gene encoding hepatitis B virus X-interacting protein isoform X1, whose protein sequence is MSQLLIAANAIITMESTLEQHLDDTMKNPAIVGVLCTDQQGHILGCRGSLSDEHGGVVSVLARQAASLTRDPTDSPTVCLESDSGNILVRTHGAITVAVHKMAS
- the xip gene encoding Hepatitis B virus X-interacting protein (The RefSeq protein has 1 substitution compared to this genomic sequence) is translated as MSQLLIAANAIITMESTLEQHLDDTMKNPAIVGVLCMDQQGHILGCRGSLSDEHGGVVSVLARQAASLTRDPTDSPTVCLESDSGNILVRTHGAITVAVHKMAS